In the genome of Prevotella sp. HUN102, one region contains:
- a CDS encoding outer membrane lipoprotein-sorting protein has protein sequence MKRISTIIMALAMVFAAQAAELTGRDIMQKVKNRADGDTRYATIEMTLIQKSGHKRMRKLESWAMDVGKDTKKIMFFTYPGDVKGTGFLTWDYDNSVKVDDKWLYLPAMKKTRRISGKSSKTDYFMGSDFTYNDMSTRSVDEEQHKLLREETLGGHKCWVVQSVPNDKDEIYARRVTWIRQDCLMAVKGEYYDKLNKLHRRLTISNIEKVQGFWTMHLMQMENVQTGHKTVIRMDNQRFNVKVSPNLFTVSKLEKGL, from the coding sequence ATGAAAAGAATATCAACGATTATCATGGCTCTGGCGATGGTTTTCGCCGCACAGGCCGCAGAACTGACAGGCCGGGACATCATGCAGAAAGTAAAGAACCGCGCCGACGGCGACACACGCTATGCCACCATTGAAATGACGCTCATTCAGAAAAGCGGGCACAAGCGTATGCGGAAGTTGGAGTCGTGGGCGATGGACGTGGGAAAGGACACAAAGAAAATCATGTTCTTCACCTATCCCGGCGATGTGAAGGGCACGGGCTTCCTCACGTGGGACTATGACAACTCCGTGAAGGTAGACGACAAGTGGCTCTATCTCCCGGCGATGAAAAAGACAAGGCGCATCAGCGGAAAGTCGTCGAAAACCGACTACTTCATGGGCAGCGACTTTACCTACAACGACATGAGCACGCGTAGCGTGGACGAGGAACAGCACAAATTGCTGCGCGAGGAAACATTGGGCGGGCACAAATGCTGGGTGGTGCAGTCGGTACCCAACGACAAAGACGAGATTTATGCGCGCCGCGTCACGTGGATCCGGCAGGACTGCCTGATGGCTGTCAAGGGCGAATACTACGACAAGCTGAACAAGCTGCATCGCCGGCTCACCATCTCCAATATAGAAAAGGTGCAAGGGTTCTGGACTATGCACCTCATGCAGATGGAGAATGTGCAGACGGGGCACAAGACCGTCATTCGTATGGACAACCAGCGGTTCAATGTGAAAGTGTCGCCAAACCTCTTCACCGTTTCCAAACTGGAGAAAGGACTCTGA
- a CDS encoding RND family transporter gives MKIVRINSKFRQLAEWILCHRLVVGALFAVVVAFSFVGAKRIVMRTSFDDYFVSDDPMLLKTNEFKSIFGNDYYVAVLVKNKDIFSQRSLILIRELSNELKDSLSYADKVTSLTDIEFAAGTEEGMTIEQIVPDEIPLDATSLAEIRRKAYSKPYLAKKMVSTDGTMTWIMVKLRPFPEDSVWKKTSNIAPDMLTGKEAGHIISKAKYAELSPNAAGMPYLAYEKFTYLQGEMGRLFLFAFIISIMVMFVVTRSLRGVVAPLLTSVSGLLISFGIIGWTGIYIDMTTAMIGVILTFACSIAYNIHLYNFFKTRFVETGKRRESIKEAVGETGWGVLLSGLTTVAAMMTFLSMKIVPMQAIGINTSLCLLAVLLTCLLLTPILLSFGKERKPAIDMSRSFEGFIGNRFERLGGFVMRNHRSFVVSSVALTIFCGIGLFFIEPAFDIEKTMGRKIPYVKKFLDLCETELGSMYAYDLMITLPHDNDAKKPENLKKLDRLAETASDYKLTKRHNSVTDIVKDMNCTLNGNKQQFYRIPDDADMVAQLLLLYENAGGTESEYWMDYDYKRLRLQIEMKDYNSNEAEKEMNALQAEARRLFPGAHISVVGNIPQFTVMQQYVERGQMWSMLLSVLVIGVILVLIFGNWKVGLVGMIPNIAPAIIVGGMMGWLDYPLDMMTASLIPMVLGIAVDDTIHFINHSHVAYDRCGNYSEAINRTFRTEGLAIVMSTAIISATFAGFIFSDATQMCNWGILAVAGMVSALLADLFLTPILFKYLRVFGKEKQG, from the coding sequence ATGAAAATCGTAAGAATTAACAGTAAGTTCAGGCAGTTGGCAGAATGGATACTCTGCCACCGCCTTGTGGTGGGTGCGCTGTTCGCAGTCGTCGTCGCCTTCTCGTTCGTGGGAGCGAAACGCATCGTGATGAGAACCTCATTCGACGACTACTTCGTGAGCGATGACCCGATGCTGCTCAAGACCAATGAGTTCAAGTCCATCTTCGGCAACGACTACTATGTAGCGGTGCTGGTGAAGAACAAGGACATCTTCTCACAACGCAGTCTGATACTCATCCGTGAGTTGAGCAACGAACTGAAGGATAGTCTGTCGTATGCCGACAAGGTGACATCGCTCACCGACATCGAGTTTGCCGCAGGCACGGAGGAGGGCATGACCATCGAGCAGATTGTGCCGGACGAGATACCGTTGGACGCCACTTCATTGGCAGAAATCAGACGCAAGGCGTACAGCAAGCCCTATCTGGCAAAGAAGATGGTGTCGACAGACGGCACGATGACATGGATTATGGTAAAACTGCGCCCGTTCCCCGAGGACAGCGTATGGAAGAAGACGAGCAACATTGCCCCCGACATGCTCACGGGCAAGGAGGCCGGGCATATCATCAGCAAGGCGAAGTATGCCGAGCTGTCGCCCAACGCCGCAGGGATGCCTTATTTGGCTTATGAGAAATTTACCTATCTGCAAGGCGAAATGGGACGGTTGTTCCTCTTTGCCTTCATTATCTCCATCATGGTGATGTTCGTCGTAACCCGCTCGCTGCGTGGAGTCGTCGCACCGCTGCTCACTTCCGTCTCCGGACTGCTCATCAGTTTCGGCATTATCGGCTGGACAGGCATTTACATTGACATGACTACGGCGATGATAGGCGTGATACTCACCTTTGCCTGTTCCATCGCCTACAACATCCACTTATATAACTTCTTCAAGACGCGGTTTGTGGAGACGGGCAAGCGCAGGGAGTCTATCAAGGAGGCCGTGGGCGAGACCGGCTGGGGCGTGCTGCTGTCGGGGCTTACCACCGTGGCAGCCATGATGACATTCCTCTCGATGAAGATTGTCCCGATGCAGGCCATCGGCATCAACACCTCGCTCTGTCTGCTGGCCGTGCTGCTCACCTGTCTGCTGCTCACGCCCATTCTGCTGTCGTTCGGCAAGGAACGCAAGCCCGCCATCGACATGTCGAGGAGTTTTGAGGGATTCATCGGCAATCGTTTTGAACGGTTGGGCGGTTTCGTGATGCGCAACCATCGGTCGTTTGTCGTGTCATCGGTCGCTCTGACCATCTTCTGCGGCATCGGGCTCTTCTTCATCGAGCCGGCGTTCGACATCGAGAAGACGATGGGGCGGAAGATACCCTACGTCAAGAAGTTCCTCGACCTGTGCGAGACCGAACTCGGCTCGATGTATGCCTACGACCTCATGATTACCCTGCCGCACGACAACGATGCCAAGAAGCCGGAGAACCTGAAGAAACTCGACCGGCTGGCGGAGACGGCAAGTGACTATAAACTGACGAAACGCCACAACTCCGTTACCGACATCGTGAAGGACATGAACTGCACGCTCAACGGCAACAAGCAGCAATTCTACCGCATCCCCGACGATGCCGACATGGTGGCGCAACTGCTGTTGCTCTACGAGAACGCCGGAGGCACGGAGTCGGAATACTGGATGGACTATGACTACAAGCGGCTGCGCCTGCAAATAGAAATGAAGGACTACAACTCCAACGAAGCCGAAAAGGAGATGAACGCCCTGCAAGCAGAGGCTCGCCGACTTTTCCCCGGCGCGCACATCTCCGTGGTGGGCAATATCCCTCAGTTCACCGTCATGCAGCAGTATGTGGAGCGTGGGCAGATGTGGTCGATGCTCCTCTCGGTGCTGGTCATCGGCGTTATCCTCGTGCTTATCTTCGGCAACTGGAAGGTGGGACTCGTGGGCATGATACCCAATATCGCCCCTGCCATCATCGTGGGCGGCATGATGGGCTGGCTCGACTATCCGCTCGACATGATGACCGCCTCGCTCATCCCGATGGTATTGGGTATCGCCGTCGACGACACCATCCACTTCATCAACCACAGCCATGTGGCATACGACCGATGCGGCAATTACTCGGAAGCCATCAACCGCACGTTCCGCACAGAGGGGCTCGCCATCGTCATGTCCACGGCCATCATCTCGGCAACATTTGCCGGTTTCATCTTCTCCGATGCCACGCAGATGTGCAACTGGGGCATTCTCGCCGTGGCGGGTATGGTGTCGGCATTGCTGGCAGACCTCTTCCTCACGCCTATTCTCTTCAAATACCTGCGGGTATTCGGAAAGGAAAAGCAGGGATAG
- a CDS encoding ABC transporter ATP-binding protein: protein MIRYFQNRFALSEKGAKDLRRGIAYSTLLNLALMLPPTYLFLFLMDCIGTETQTRQHTLWFYLLLAAGLAVIMFLVARWQYDSTYTTIYTESAQRRIGVAEKLRRLPLAFFGERNLSDLTSTIMEDCTMLEQIFSHAVPQLFAAMTSVIIIAVGMFCYDWRLAAALFWVVPLGIATLLLSRRKLGRAFQQVYDVKRGVTEQVQEGLECVQEIKSYNGEEAYCHSFDRRLKGYEKELVSHELVAGTFVNLSAVLLKLGMPSVILVGAWLLQRGDVSMFTYLAFLIASAMVYNPIQEVCNNLAILAFLDVRINRVKEIDAMPAQEGSRELEINNYDIEFRNVSFAYETKKQVLSNVSFTARRGEVTALVGPSGGGKSTTAKLAARFWDIDSGQILIGGRDVSTIDPETLLKNYAIVFQDVLLFNASIADNIRIGKRDATDEEVRHAARLAQCDDFISRMPQGYDTVIGENGENLSGGERQRISIARALLKDAPIILLDEATASLDAENETKIQAGISELVQGKTVIIIAHRMRTVRNADHIVVLNGGTVSEQGTPDELMAMNGEFARMVALQQENDNKTDIAQ from the coding sequence ATGATAAGATATTTTCAAAACCGTTTCGCCCTGTCGGAAAAAGGGGCAAAAGACCTGCGGCGAGGAATAGCCTATTCCACATTGCTCAATCTTGCATTGATGTTGCCGCCCACTTACTTGTTTCTGTTCCTTATGGACTGCATCGGAACGGAAACGCAGACACGACAACACACGCTGTGGTTTTACCTGCTCTTGGCGGCGGGACTGGCGGTGATTATGTTCCTCGTGGCCCGGTGGCAGTACGACAGCACTTACACCACCATCTACACCGAAAGCGCACAGCGGCGCATCGGCGTGGCGGAGAAACTGCGCCGCCTGCCACTTGCGTTCTTCGGCGAGCGCAACCTGTCTGACCTCACATCCACCATAATGGAAGACTGCACCATGCTGGAACAGATATTCTCGCATGCCGTACCGCAACTTTTTGCCGCCATGACGAGTGTCATCATTATTGCCGTCGGAATGTTCTGTTACGACTGGCGGCTGGCCGCCGCACTCTTCTGGGTAGTGCCGTTGGGCATAGCCACTCTGTTGCTGTCGCGCCGTAAACTCGGCAGGGCTTTCCAACAGGTCTATGACGTAAAGCGTGGTGTAACCGAACAGGTACAGGAAGGGCTAGAATGTGTGCAGGAAATCAAGTCGTACAATGGTGAAGAGGCATACTGCCACAGTTTTGACCGGCGGCTGAAAGGTTACGAAAAGGAACTGGTCAGCCACGAGTTGGTTGCCGGCACGTTCGTCAACCTCTCCGCCGTGCTGTTGAAGTTAGGCATGCCGTCGGTCATTCTCGTGGGGGCGTGGCTGTTGCAACGGGGCGACGTGTCGATGTTCACCTATCTGGCTTTTCTCATAGCCTCGGCAATGGTGTACAACCCGATTCAGGAGGTGTGCAACAACCTTGCCATACTTGCCTTTCTCGATGTGCGCATCAATCGTGTAAAGGAAATCGACGCGATGCCGGCACAGGAAGGAAGCAGAGAGTTGGAGATAAATAACTACGACATAGAGTTCCGAAACGTGAGTTTCGCCTACGAAACCAAAAAACAGGTACTGAGCAATGTTTCCTTCACCGCCCGCCGGGGAGAGGTTACCGCACTTGTGGGACCATCGGGCGGAGGAAAAAGCACGACGGCCAAACTCGCCGCGCGTTTCTGGGACATTGATAGCGGACAGATACTCATAGGCGGAAGAGATGTTTCCACGATAGATCCTGAAACGCTGCTGAAAAACTACGCCATCGTTTTCCAAGACGTACTGCTTTTCAATGCCTCCATTGCCGACAATATCCGCATTGGCAAGCGCGATGCCACCGACGAGGAAGTGCGTCATGCGGCACGGTTGGCACAGTGCGACGATTTTATCAGTCGCATGCCGCAGGGCTACGACACCGTTATCGGTGAGAACGGTGAAAACCTTTCGGGCGGCGAACGGCAGCGCATCTCCATTGCCCGCGCCCTTCTGAAAGATGCCCCCATTATTCTATTGGACGAAGCCACCGCCAGCCTTGATGCCGAGAATGAAACGAAGATACAGGCAGGTATCTCCGAACTGGTACAGGGTAAAACCGTCATCATCATTGCCCACCGCATGCGCACGGTCCGCAATGCCGACCACATCGTGGTACTCAACGGCGGAACGGTAAGCGAGCAGGGAACACCCGACGAGTTAATGGCAATGAATGGTGAGTTTGCAAGAATGGTGGCCTTACAACAGGAAAATGACAACAAAACAGATATAGCACAATGA
- a CDS encoding ABC transporter ATP-binding protein translates to MIKTLKRLGAYMGGRRWLLPCSVGLSALNGLLSLVPFILLWLVVRTLLTVEGDLAGTPLWDYALAAFVVSIVNVLLYFVALMLSHLAAFRVETNMRRSAMERLMRVPLGFFDPRNTGRMRKIIDEDSGQTHTFVAHILPDVAGSIVAPLGVIILLFAVDWQLGIASVIPFICAFGIMGYMMNPRNNQFQRMYLDAQEKMSAEAVEYVRGIPVVKVFQQTVFSFKRFYDSIINYRDLVIRYTLQWRSPMSAYTVAINAFAFFLVPTGIILIGHGGELAVIVSDMILYVLIAPIISVNVMKTMYLSQNLFLANEAVERLENLTCALPLPDCETPRKVKAFDICFHDVSFRYEGAEKDAVSHIDLTIPEGKTIALVGASGSGKTTIARLIPRFWDVREGSVCIGGIDVRQMDKEELMHSVSFVFQNTRLFKTSILENIRYGSPEATLEQVNRAIDLSQSREIIERLPQGLETVIGAEGTYLSGGEQQRIVLARAILKDAPIVVLDEATAFADPENEHLIRRALAHLTRGKTVLMIAHRLTTVQDADSIVVIQNGGIAEQGTHGELIARKALYYKMWNEYQKSVAWKL, encoded by the coding sequence ATGATAAAGACACTCAAACGCTTAGGAGCTTACATGGGAGGGCGCAGATGGCTGCTGCCCTGTTCCGTCGGGCTGTCGGCACTCAACGGACTGCTGTCGCTCGTTCCCTTTATTCTTTTGTGGCTTGTGGTGCGCACGCTGCTCACGGTCGAAGGCGACCTTGCCGGCACGCCTCTGTGGGACTATGCCCTCGCGGCATTCGTAGTATCCATAGTGAACGTGCTGCTCTACTTCGTCGCCCTCATGCTGTCGCACCTTGCCGCTTTCCGTGTGGAGACCAACATGCGGCGCAGTGCGATGGAAAGGCTCATGCGTGTGCCACTGGGGTTCTTCGATCCCCGGAATACGGGGCGGATGCGCAAAATCATAGATGAGGACTCAGGGCAGACACACACTTTCGTGGCACACATCCTGCCCGACGTGGCTGGAAGCATAGTCGCTCCGCTCGGTGTCATCATCCTTCTGTTTGCGGTAGACTGGCAGCTGGGCATTGCCTCAGTGATACCGTTTATCTGTGCCTTTGGCATCATGGGCTATATGATGAACCCACGAAACAACCAATTCCAACGGATGTATCTCGATGCGCAGGAGAAGATGAGCGCGGAGGCGGTGGAATACGTGCGCGGCATTCCTGTGGTGAAAGTATTTCAGCAGACGGTCTTCTCGTTCAAGCGTTTTTACGACAGTATCATCAATTATCGTGACCTTGTTATCAGATACACGCTCCAGTGGCGTTCTCCGATGTCTGCCTACACCGTCGCCATCAATGCCTTTGCCTTCTTTCTCGTGCCGACAGGCATTATCCTGATAGGGCATGGCGGAGAGTTGGCGGTCATCGTTTCCGACATGATACTCTATGTGCTGATAGCCCCGATTATCTCCGTCAATGTGATGAAGACGATGTACCTCAGCCAGAACCTCTTTCTGGCGAACGAGGCGGTGGAACGGTTGGAGAACCTCACTTGCGCATTACCGCTTCCCGACTGTGAAACGCCACGGAAAGTCAAGGCTTTCGACATCTGCTTCCATGATGTGTCGTTTCGATATGAGGGAGCGGAGAAAGACGCCGTGAGCCATATCGACCTCACGATCCCCGAAGGAAAGACAATAGCACTTGTGGGAGCATCGGGGAGCGGAAAGACCACCATAGCAAGACTTATTCCCCGATTTTGGGATGTGCGTGAGGGCAGTGTATGCATCGGAGGCATAGACGTGCGACAGATGGACAAGGAGGAACTGATGCACAGCGTGTCGTTCGTCTTCCAGAATACCCGACTGTTCAAAACCTCCATTTTAGAGAATATCCGTTATGGCAGTCCCGAAGCCACGCTTGAACAGGTAAACCGCGCCATAGACTTGTCTCAGAGCCGTGAAATCATCGAACGGCTGCCGCAAGGATTGGAGACCGTGATTGGTGCAGAGGGAACTTACCTGTCGGGCGGCGAGCAGCAGCGCATCGTTCTTGCGCGCGCCATTCTTAAGGATGCCCCCATTGTGGTACTCGATGAGGCGACTGCCTTTGCAGACCCCGAAAATGAGCATCTTATCCGCCGGGCCCTTGCGCATCTCACTCGCGGCAAGACGGTGTTGATGATAGCCCACCGGCTGACCACCGTGCAGGATGCCGACAGCATCGTGGTAATACAGAACGGCGGGATTGCCGAACAGGGGACGCACGGGGAACTCATCGCCCGTAAGGCACTGTATTATAAAATGTGGAACGAATACCAGAAATCCGTAGCATGGAAGTTATAA
- a CDS encoding TetR/AcrR family transcriptional regulator, translated as MQKLKTDVRQRILEVAHREFIKNGVRHTCIRNVARKAGVTVGNLYHYFDSKDALFCAVMRPLLSAIDRYILSHNDEENLSIEVFDMRQQQIDYIFSMLALIKDFRPELRLLLFNAEGTSLEGYKNKIIDHQMQVGIEYMRLMKERYPHLNINISPFLVHLTCSAWMTLFCELVEHEDYSDEEIKLTLKQYVSFGMAGWKELMKP; from the coding sequence ATGCAGAAATTAAAGACAGATGTTAGACAACGTATATTGGAGGTGGCGCATCGGGAGTTCATCAAGAACGGTGTTCGGCACACGTGCATCCGTAACGTGGCGCGCAAGGCCGGTGTGACGGTGGGCAACCTGTACCATTATTTTGACAGCAAGGATGCCTTGTTTTGCGCGGTGATGCGTCCGCTGCTCTCGGCAATCGACCGATATATCCTTTCGCACAACGACGAGGAGAATCTATCCATAGAGGTGTTCGATATGCGACAGCAGCAGATTGACTACATCTTTTCCATGCTTGCGCTCATCAAGGATTTTCGTCCCGAATTGCGGCTGCTCCTTTTCAATGCCGAAGGCACTTCGCTGGAGGGATATAAGAATAAAATCATCGACCACCAGATGCAGGTGGGCATAGAATATATGCGCCTGATGAAAGAGCGCTATCCGCATCTCAACATCAACATCTCCCCGTTTCTGGTCCATCTTACCTGCTCTGCATGGATGACTCTCTTCTGCGAACTCGTGGAGCATGAGGATTATAGCGACGAGGAAATCAAGCTGACGCTCAAGCAATACGTGTCCTTCGGCATGGCCGGATGGAAAGAGCTGATGAAACCATAA
- a CDS encoding TonB-dependent receptor has translation MIRTHIDIRHGHESPLSQAHRSDKRRCAFFMNKVDGCSLLKKCLNRLSYNHDHRESGWSNESKRTRPNFLIVFICLFAWQDVYAQKIIYGRITDAQTHKPLNGATVILDNSGTGTTSDHTGTFKMNVPSRHDKRIKVQYIGYKSRNITFGQKSYVNDSICCDVELLPLDNLLSDVVVLGKSKAQMHREVPSAVTIIDGKSLKYKTATLNEILDNTAGIKVAQQGGLGNASRIIIQGMDGKRIGIFVNGMPMGNSDEFQLSSIPIDMIEEVEVYKGIIPAWLGGDGLGGAVNILLKDFKKNHLEAALEAASYNTYIGSLQLKHYLGKTSTTLHASATMNYAKNNYSFSSPFELGRTIHRDHDAYLHGGFSVGISSRQLWFEQFDITLSADYYRKEIQGGLMNVQNNIQHAFTRTRSANIALSLEKKFLNGKLTAQLHSIIGFSLVNQVDTSHYCYDFIGNKFPSGSGRGEIGSVPNDSHDRHTSIRELLNLTYKIDNHQLITWNTNYRYGRKIPKDELADRYSRLPTSGYPSRLHTIVSGLTHEWKLYDGKFTNELGIKVFNHHSRVLPFAESIMLQDKPRTSTNHSTMIGWSEAMALHLLPNNALTLKASMQSAVRMPIAEELFGDGVLLLPSEKLRPERSLNINAGAIWLINVGHYPQVRLGLNTFYMSAKDMIKLMYSSMNMAYDNIGKVRVMGVDMEIDGKLNRWLDMQGNITWQDARDRRKDAVGGGENFHYRYRIPNMPYLFGNVGLRLHKDGLLGRSTSSALVSSFGFTKEFSYNWEASDNNTMLIPARYSWDVALHHSFNSQCQLSLEVRNILNRENWAEFRYPMERRTFHLKIKYIINKR, from the coding sequence ATGATAAGGACACACATAGATATACGACATGGGCATGAAAGTCCACTAAGCCAAGCGCACCGTTCAGATAAAAGACGGTGCGCTTTTTTTATGAATAAAGTTGACGGGTGTTCACTTTTGAAGAAGTGCCTGAATAGACTGTCATATAATCATGATCATAGAGAGTCTGGGTGGAGCAATGAGAGTAAGCGCACACGACCAAACTTTCTTATAGTTTTCATTTGCCTATTCGCATGGCAGGATGTTTACGCCCAAAAAATCATTTATGGTCGAATCACTGACGCGCAGACCCACAAACCCTTGAACGGTGCCACGGTCATATTGGACAATTCCGGAACAGGAACAACCTCTGACCATACAGGTACATTTAAGATGAATGTTCCTTCGAGACACGACAAGAGGATAAAAGTACAATACATAGGATATAAAAGCCGCAACATAACCTTCGGTCAAAAGTCATACGTCAATGACAGCATCTGCTGTGATGTGGAATTACTACCGTTGGACAACCTCCTGTCTGATGTAGTAGTATTGGGAAAGAGCAAGGCACAGATGCATCGTGAAGTCCCCTCGGCAGTGACAATCATAGACGGAAAATCACTCAAATATAAGACAGCCACCTTAAACGAGATTCTTGACAACACTGCCGGTATCAAGGTGGCGCAACAAGGAGGGCTGGGAAATGCATCGCGTATCATCATACAAGGCATGGACGGCAAACGCATCGGCATATTCGTCAATGGCATGCCAATGGGAAACTCCGATGAGTTCCAGCTCAGCAGTATTCCAATCGACATGATAGAGGAGGTGGAAGTATATAAAGGCATAATCCCTGCGTGGTTGGGTGGTGATGGATTGGGCGGTGCCGTGAATATCCTTCTGAAGGACTTCAAAAAGAATCATTTGGAAGCGGCATTAGAGGCGGCATCTTACAACACCTATATCGGCAGCCTGCAACTGAAACATTATCTGGGGAAGACATCAACAACCCTGCATGCCAGTGCTACGATGAACTATGCGAAGAATAATTATAGTTTTTCTTCCCCGTTTGAATTGGGACGCACCATTCATCGCGACCATGACGCCTACTTGCACGGAGGTTTCAGTGTGGGCATCAGCAGCCGACAATTATGGTTTGAGCAATTTGACATCACATTGAGTGCCGACTATTATCGCAAGGAAATACAAGGCGGACTGATGAACGTGCAAAACAACATCCAACATGCCTTTACGCGTACACGTTCGGCCAATATAGCATTAAGTCTTGAAAAAAAGTTTCTGAATGGAAAGCTAACGGCACAACTCCACTCGATTATCGGTTTCAGCCTTGTCAATCAGGTAGACACCTCCCATTATTGCTACGATTTCATCGGAAACAAGTTTCCAAGTGGCTCCGGACGTGGAGAGATTGGCTCCGTTCCAAACGACTCACACGACAGGCATACCTCTATCCGTGAGCTGCTCAACCTGACTTACAAGATTGACAACCATCAACTTATTACATGGAATACCAATTACCGCTATGGGCGCAAGATACCCAAAGACGAACTTGCCGATCGTTACTCCCGCTTGCCAACCAGCGGCTACCCGAGCCGGCTCCATACCATCGTGTCCGGGTTGACCCATGAATGGAAACTATACGATGGCAAGTTCACAAACGAATTGGGGATAAAGGTCTTCAACCACCATTCAAGAGTTCTTCCGTTTGCCGAATCAATCATGCTGCAAGACAAACCCAGAACCTCAACCAACCACAGTACCATGATAGGCTGGAGCGAGGCAATGGCACTGCATCTTCTTCCGAATAATGCCCTGACGCTGAAAGCTTCCATGCAATCGGCCGTCAGAATGCCCATAGCCGAGGAATTGTTTGGTGACGGTGTGCTGCTGCTCCCGTCTGAAAAACTTCGGCCAGAACGTAGCCTCAATATCAATGCAGGTGCGATATGGCTCATCAATGTCGGACACTACCCGCAGGTGCGGCTTGGCCTCAATACGTTCTACATGAGTGCAAAGGACATGATTAAACTGATGTATAGTTCCATGAATATGGCCTATGACAATATCGGCAAGGTCCGTGTGATGGGCGTGGACATGGAAATAGACGGCAAACTGAACCGTTGGCTGGATATGCAAGGAAACATCACATGGCAGGATGCCCGCGACAGGCGAAAGGATGCCGTTGGCGGTGGGGAAAACTTTCACTATCGTTATCGTATTCCCAACATGCCTTACCTCTTTGGCAACGTCGGGCTGCGTCTGCACAAGGATGGCTTGCTCGGGCGTTCTACGTCCTCAGCACTTGTCTCTTCTTTCGGATTTACCAAGGAGTTTAGTTACAACTGGGAGGCAAGCGACAACAACACTATGCTTATACCGGCAAGATACAGTTGGGACGTAGCCCTTCATCATTCTTTCAACAGCCAATGCCAACTTAGTCTTGAGGTGCGAAACATACTCAATCGTGAGAATTGGGCGGAGTTCCGTTATCCGATGGAAAGACGCACGTTCCACTTGAAGATAAAATACATTATTAATAAAAGATAA
- a CDS encoding DUF4134 domain-containing protein, producing the protein MKRKVFFAALTLLVSMTAIAQGNGISGINQATSMVTSYFDPATKLIYAIGAVVGLIGGVKVYSKFSSGDPDTSKTAASWFGACIFLIVAATILRSFFL; encoded by the coding sequence ATGAAAAGAAAAGTCTTTTTTGCAGCCTTAACGCTGCTTGTATCAATGACAGCCATTGCTCAAGGCAACGGTATCTCGGGTATCAACCAAGCGACAAGCATGGTGACGAGTTATTTCGACCCTGCCACGAAACTCATCTACGCCATCGGTGCGGTCGTGGGACTTATCGGAGGGGTAAAGGTCTACTCAAAGTTCTCGTCCGGCGATCCGGACACCTCGAAGACCGCCGCAAGCTGGTTCGGGGCGTGTATCTTCCTCATTGTCGCAGCCACCATTCTGAGAAGTTTCTTCCTCTAA